From Malaya genurostris strain Urasoe2022 chromosome 2, Malgen_1.1, whole genome shotgun sequence:
atgatgacgatcatTGAATCATTTCAGATGTTCAGCCTCGTTCCCTTAATGGTGATAGTAAGCAATCTTGGCAATCGGAGCAATGACCTTGGTAACTGGAACAACGGTCTTGACCAGTTTCTGCGCCAGCGGTTCTCGGCGGACCACGGCGTTGAATCCGTTGTGCTCATCGGCGGTGTAGTCCACGACGCGACGGAAGCCATCGGCATCAATCAGAGTGTACTGGCCAACGACGTTGTCCCCGTGACGTTCTTCCTGCTGGCTCTTGATGTCTCCGGTATGATCATCATGCACGGAGTACGCAAAGTGATACTCAGCAGGACCATCGGCATACTCGACGTGTTTCACTGCTACCGGCAGCACGACGGCACAGGCGGCACCGATCAGGGCGAGCAATGTAAAATACTGAAATGATAAAAATCTTAAATGAACGATCTGTTGCCCGCTAGAAGCACACCAACTAACTTTGATTGCCATTTCTAGTTAATTTAGTAGAGCTAATCTAGTTCGATGGTTTTCAAAGAATGATCTTATCCAACGAATTGGTTTGAATATTTATATGAAACGAGTCGTAGAACATGCTGATTCGATTTATCGTGGCTTTCgaatttctttgaaaaaaaatacgaaatttGCAAACCCACGTCAGCCTAACCTTGCGTTGCACGTTCCATATTGATATCATATAAACCTAGATAAACTTGATTTGCATTTCCAGTACATGAAAGGTAATGATATCAGTCTCTCGTGAACGGATAATATTTCGTAGAAATCTAACTACACACATCGTGATTAATTCCTACAGCCGTTGGTTTAGTTTCAAATTATACATATTAGCATTAAAAAACTTCAGTCTAATGTCTAATAAGAATGTCAAAAATAGAAGGGAAAGATAAGTACGCAAACACCATTACGTGAATGAATATTACTCTGCGTTagtacattagaaaaaaaaactttttttctagtCACGTCCACGAATCAAAATCGGTGGGTGCCCCCAGTCTCGCCATGCGTGGACCATTTGTAGAATTGATCGTGCGGGTACTTACCATAGTAATCGGTTTTGCagagtaaaaaaaatcttgacagataaAGACAACTGGTTTTTGCTGTGAAAGTGAAACGCATTCGTGGATAAACTAATGAGCATGATTTAATATGTCCAGTATGACAAATTCACAGTAGCATGATTGGCAGGGCATCGAAATTCGCGATATAAACCCCAGGGGTCGCTCCAGATATGATACGAAAAAGAGTTGACACAAATAGAATTGGATGTGGAGCTACTTTTGACATGTGCGTTGATATTAATCATTTACTGACACATTTAAGAAAGATTCCATATCGTAAAATCCCTGAAATAAATAGAAAATTGATCGAATGATTCTAGTCACTAATAGGGCTTTTTGTTTTTACATAACTGATAGTTTCAGCTAATATCTATTGATTTTCCGTGACCATTTAGGTTCTCGCATGCTGTCAGTTGGCTGAGAAAGAAgagagcagtgcggtaaaacttcatttaaaTCGAatacttttttatgaaaatgaaatttattaccGTTGACTGTAAGCATAGTCctttttattaatttcacttttgttgccgaagctcctagaattcatcgtcaattgaataaccgtacctagtcacttgaagttatccttgctcagtttgtagtgccaagtagtctacttgtttcattgtcttccttgtcttcactgtgggtaatgagcaagtgcgaatgaataggcatagacatcaactcgataacacaaaactctctccgaccataatgatGAATAGAGGGTagcggttctcatttgagttttcaattatcaccagcaagttaaaatcgGTAATTTccactgtttgaaatgtattgaaatgtgtttcgaaatattaaaaatgaaaactgatagagggaacaattaatttatgtttattttgcaaTTGATgtttcagttatcatgactggCTTACCTTACAAACATTACAAATAGCACGTCGTTTATATCAGTTGAGCGTGCCGCTTAAGGGGTGAGACCACCAttgatctttaaaaaaaataaatttttttttggttagtcCAAAATTTTCCTAAAATCCTCTAGAGTGAGAGAAAAATGTCTTGCAGTCAAAACAAATTCCGAACTGGTTGTTTACGACCGTTTGCGAAGGCGCCTCGCACCGCGTTTCATGCATCTTGAGACAACTTTAAACGCGATTTTCTCGAAATATGATCTTAAAAATCTGGTGAACTCATAGCAGCTAATTTCCAAATTTTGATGAGACTTTCATAATCATATTATCTAGTATACCATGTTGGGGTTTCTTGATATGTTGTAAACTTTTTACCTTGTTTTATATACAtacaaaataggtatagaattcgctcaaactttagaaaaaaatttcgaggcccggagggccgaatgtcatataccaatcgaaacagctcgacgaactgaacaaatgtccgtgtgtgtgtgtgtgtgtctgtatgtgtgttgtcaactaagaagtcgagatctcagagatgcttgggagcaacgtgaaacgcgattttttatactgttacatacaattgtttctaagtaccaaaaagactgtgtacagcatccgttttcatgacaatttgtttcggaccgattttagcacggttcgttttaggcaacataatcgttcgaatatggcatatgtaaaccagatgatatcagcattttcgagttgaaagtaattccataattatattgatttaaactacttacagcaataaatgctggaagaacataacctccatataccatacgactcagttcgtcgagatcagcaaatgcgtgtgtgccaaataatttcactcaattttctcggagatggctaaaccgttttttacaaactcagattcatatgaaaagtcgtatactcccaaacaaggttcctgaattacgtttggatctgacttctgattgcggaaccacaggattatATGTAAAGCGAAATTAAAATgatgcaactcatttttttcgtagatggtggaaccgatctaagattcaaatgaaatctaagaattatctatgattcaaatgagaggtcttaaaatcctataaaacatcttacttcttagacttctggtttaggagatatagATTAAGCacggtgattggtataaaaatgcccatttcacataaattaatcaggtttatcgggtttgcacacggaacgaccgaaatcagcattttcgagaaaaatttagttgatttgctgattttagttagttattttttgagacaactaaaaaaatcttacttttgctgatttagattttttattctcattcccttaataataataaaatatttgttgaaatgactattttttttagttgaattcacaaattaaacgtactgtcatttcttagctaaggcacacttcatatccagtgaactaattttttagttgaattaaagaaatataatgttgttttcaaccaatatgaatggttgaattggcttctgcaatctgcagctatatggcgccctgtcaccgaaacggtaacaccttaatgactactagccactagatggcacactactgccgaaaaaaattcagacgcggttgtcttttctatattggcaggtataaatacgatgttgtgttggagaaaaagaaataaacgaaacgtaaacatctttttgaatttttttttcttctaaatcactgtttcttcattctcactgaaaactttgagcactcggaaaacaaaaaccgaatacaaatagtacaccggacggcgcagctcggaaggtttgaagatacaaaaaaacttcatcacaattagagtgaaacattcgaaattcacttcactgttccgcgtaaaaacattattacgcacaatcgcttcaagtgcgcacaaattctgaataaatacgatttccactaacagtttacgacatttttacatatcggtttagaaatttaaataaagacatATCGAAcatatgcgaaaaacatcaacacaatgttcaagcagtttcaataagactgtcctttttagctttttaatggattgttttgctttgacacttctcatgagtttttggctaataaacttgttaataatacccatttcagttttgttttctttgtgctgtccttcagtaatgatggtgatagataaatagaaacaaattttctgattttaataacaaaattagttgtcaatgagaatttcgtgttggattgaattattgctggtttgagtccaggatattcaccaactaaacacattctctaaaactaagagttttttcagcaaagtaaattctcaattttaactaattttatagttattttggaaattttgttgttaaaatcaactaattcaaaaacagtaatacgaattaggcgcagagctaatttcggtcgttccgtgcagatttatatagtcgattaccaaataattttatttcagtttaagcggtattcgtttttggattcggaatgtaccaccaaattttaattcgcactaaaatttctcaaagatgtctacacactcttcaggtgaatttaactgatttcggctatatcgattttagaattccggttccagtatcgaatcgtttctcaaagctcaatctcaaaaaggccaaatcaaacttcaaaaacaaaacttcaaattaaaggacttaaggtcccatacaaaattagtgaattttatccgattctggaattacagatgatgagtttttaaaattcacaccgatatagaagatgtaaattgtttggcatactaatttatggtcatacgaatcatttttggttatgctagttcctgaataccggctctgcaagtaccataaataacgacgaaaaactctaaagtggaacttacttcgacatctcatggaatgttcaatcgattgtcacacgttaagattgaaatttgattggcagtttcgacattacagagtaatgaatgattaaaatctcaatttgccgtttaaaacgacgataattaaaataatgtcatgagaactaaaacaccgaagaatatccatgcaaaaaacacatgcggattgataaataaggtatcatctcactgctaggtggattaagcacggttttttttaataatacaatatgaaattttcatgtaaaaaattgactttttcacTTATAACATATGCttataatttttcgaaaaattcgtATTTTCGAAATCCCCTACGTGGTATACTAGTTTATGAtatatagtaaaaaaaactttggttcttgttccagttttaaatttgaagacACAGCCGGGCGAACCTGTTTTGGACCTCCCGGGAAATTAGCCGCAGCAACTTGGTCATGAAAAGGCTTTATAAAGTACACTTCataaaacactgaaaaataaatatCGATAGCTTTCACTATATTTCCGGAAAACGTATATGAAATTGTCCTATTTTTTTTGACGCGCATGGTGGTCTTTCCCCGTAATGTAAGTTGAAgtataaaaa
This genomic window contains:
- the LOC131429437 gene encoding cuticle protein-like, whose protein sequence is MAIKYFTLLALIGAACAVVLPVAVKHVEYADGPAEYHFAYSVHDDHTGDIKSQQEERHGDNVVGQYTLIDADGFRRVVDYTADEHNGFNAVVRREPLAQKLVKTVVPVTKVIAPIAKIAYYHH